CCGACGCTGAAGGTGTTGCAGTGCGGTGACCCGAGCGGAACCGGTGAGGGCGGTCCGGGATATCGGTATCGCGACGAACTGCCGACGGATCTGCCGCCGGCGCCGACCGATCCGACCGGGGTGCGGCGGCTTTATGCGCGGGGCGTGCTGGCGATGGCCAATGCGGGTCCGGACACCAACGGCAGTCAGTTCTTCCTGGTGTACGGGGATTCCGCGCTGCGGCCGAACTACACGATTTTCGGGCAGGTGACGCCGCGTGGCCTGACGACGCTCGACCGGGTCGCGGCCGGCGGGATCGCGCCCACCGCGGAGGATCCGGCTCCCGTCGACGGGGCGCCGGCTCTGCGTACCGAGATCTGCCGGGCTCGCATCCGTCACTGAAACGGACGATCAACGAGCAGATGCTGGTTCCAGGCGGTCCGGCGGGACTAGGGTCGGTGGTCACCGTCCTTGGGAGGATCGCCTTGCGGCCGCATTTCGCCGAACTCGGCTGGGCTTCGACCCGCATCGGCGAGATCAGTTTGCGCCGGCGCCTGGAACCGACGACCCAAACCGAGGTGTACGAGGTCAAGCTCGACGACGAGTACCTCATGTCGAGCCTGTTCACCGTCGCCGAGGAGGAGTTGGCACGGCTCGCTCTGGCAGTTCTGCCGGACGGGCCGTGTGATGTGGTGGTCGGGGGTCTGGGGCTCGGGTACACCGCGCATGCGGTCCTCGCGGACCCGCGCGTCCGGTCGCTGACCGTGGTGGAGGCGCTGGAGCCGGTGATCGACTGGCATCGGGGCGATCTGATTCCCGGGGGCCGGGCGCTGACCGCGGATTCGCGGGCCACGATGCTGCACGGCGACTTCTTTGCGCTGGTGCGCGACGGGGCGGGTTTTGACCCGGCGGATCCGGGGCGGTGTTTCGACGCGATTCTGGTCGACATCGACCATTCTCCGGTCAACGTTCTCGATGCGAGCCATGCCGACCTTTACACACCCGCGGGGCTGGAACGGCTTGCCGGTCGGCTCCGGCCGGGTGGAGTGTTCGGATTGTGGTCGGACGACGCGCCGGAGGAAGAGTTCCTGGCGGTGCTTCGACAATGCTTCGGTACGGTCGCCGCGCACGTGGTCAGCTTCGCCAATCCGCTGACCGGGGGCCGGTCGGCGAATACCGTCTACGTCGCTGTCGGATCGCGGAGCCGGTGTTCGTTGCAGCAGTGAGGCCACCCAGCGGGGGAGGCCGATCGAGCTGGAGGACCGCGACATGAGGCTGACGACCATCACACAGATCACCGTCGACGGCGTTGTGCAGGGCAACGGTGGCGCGTCGGAGCAGGACCGCGAGGAGGGGTTCGAGCGGGGCGGCTGGGCGCTGGGCAAGGGGGACGCCGGCACCGTCGCGTTCATCAACCAGGCCTACCAGCGGGCCGACGCGTTCCTGTTCGGGCGGCGGACCCATGAACTGTTCGCCGGCTCGTGGGGGAGCCTGCCGGTCGAGAGCTTTCCGGGCTGGGAACCGACCTGGCAGGCGTTGAACGACCGGCCGAAGTATGTCGCGTCGTCGGCGCTGGTCGATCCGGGGTGGGCGGACAGCGCCGTGCGGTCCGGCGAACTCGCGGATCTCAAGAACCGGCCGGGTGGTGAGTTGCAGGTCCACGGCAGCGGCACCCTGGTGCGGTGGCTGCTGGCCAACGGGCTGGTCGACGAGTTGACCCTGATCGTCGTCCCGGTGATCCTCGGGCAGGGCCGGCGATTGTTCCCGGAGGCGGGGCCGGAACTGGCGCTGGACCTGGTCGAGTCCCGGGCCGACACCAAGGGGGTGGTGATCCAGGTCTTCCGGCCGGCTGCTCGGTAGCATCCGGTGCGTCCCGGCGCGCTCATGGCTGTCAGCGGCTCGTGGACAGGAACGCGAGCAACTCCTCGGCGACCGCGTCGGGTGCCTGCTCGGCCTGGTGATGGCCGGACTCGATGACGCGGTGCCGCAGCGGCAGGTCCAGCCAGGGCGCCCAGATCGCGGCCGGACCCCCGTGGATGTCCAGATCGTCGTCGGCCGACTCCAGCACCATGGTCGGGCAGCGGACCCGGCGACCCGCGGCCCGGTCCGCCGCGTCATGGTCCCGGTCGATGCCGAGACCGGCCCGATAGTCCTCGCACATGCCGTGCACGACGTCCGGGTTGCGCAGCGCCGCCCACACGTCGGCGTGATTGCCCTCGCCCATCGCCGCCGGCTCCGGAGTGCGGTACCACGCCTGCGGGTCGGCGCAGATCACCCGCTCGGCGGGCTTGTCGGTCTGCCCGAGGAACCACCAGTGCCACCAGGCACGGGCGAACGCGGCGTCGGTGCGTTCCAGGTGTTCGATCACCGGCAGGCCGTCCATGACGACCAGGTGGGTCACCGTGTCCGGATGGTCCATCGCGGTGCGGAAGGCGACCAGCGCGCCACGGTCGTGACCGACAACCGCGAAACGGTCATGGCCGAGAGCGGCCATCACCCGGACCACGTCCTGCGCCATCGCGCGCTTGCTGGACTGGGCGTGGCCGGGCTCGTCCGGGGGCAGCGTCGAGGCGCCGTAGCCGCGCAGGTCGGGTACGACCACCGTGTGCTGTGCGGCGAGTCGCGGGGCGACCGCGTGCCAGGTCGTGTGGGTGCGCGGGTGACCGTGCAGCAGGACGACCGGCGGGCCGGAACCCCCGTGCCGCAGCCGGATCGTGACGGGTCCGGCGTCGAGGTGCTCCAGGTCAAAACCTTCGAACATCGGTCTCCTTGCCAGGCTTCAGATCACCGGCTCGGATCACTACCCACGTCGTGGCGGCGTCAATCCGGCGGCGGGTGGACGGCCGCGGCGTGGGCGGGCACGGTGGGGAGCTATGACGGACGACGCGTTGGAGGGCCTGCTGGCCGAGCAGGTCGCCTACTACCGCACCCGTGCCGATGAGTACGACGCGACGTACCCACTCGACGTTCGTGCTGATTCACAGGGCCGGGAGCAGCTCCTGGCGCTGCTGGAGGCGCAGGCGCCGTTCGGAACGGTGCTGGAGCTGGCGTGCGGGACCGGGCAGTGGACGGTGGAACTCGCTCGCCTGGCCGCGACGGTGACCGCGGTCGACGCGGCGCCCGAGGCGCTGGCGATCTGCCGACGGCGGGCCGGTTCGGCGGAGGTACGCCTGGTCGAAGCGGACCTGTTCACGTGGCGGCCGCGGGAGCGGTATGACCTGGTGTTCTTCTCGGCGTGGTTGTCGCACGTGCCACCGCAGCGCTTCGCGGCATTCTGGACGCTGGTCGCGGACTGCCTGGCGCCCGGCGGCCGGGTGTTCGTGATCGACGAGCTGCCGGCGGTGGGTGCGGTGGAGCGTCCGGCTCCCGGGCAGCCCGCGCCGGCCGTGCAACGGGAGGTCGGTGGCGGGGCGGTGTTTCGCGCGGTCAAGGTTCTCTACGCGCCTGACGAGCTGCGGGAGCGCCTCGGCGAGCTGGGCTGGGAGGCGGAGGTCACGACGGTCGGCTGGCGATACTTCGCCGCTTCGGTACGCCGGCGCCGGTGACGTAGGGTGCGTGGGTGGATCTGTCACCTCTCGGCGTGCCGGTCGGTCCGATGGCGCGGGTCCACGGCGGGTTCGCCAACCGGATGTATCGGCTCGACACCGACCAGGGGTCGTTCGCGGTCAAGGAGTTGAACCTGCTCGATCGGCGCGAGGTCTACCGGGCCGAAGACGTGTTCCGGTTCGAGAAGGCGGCGTTCGCGGCGGGCGTTCCGATGCCGGAGCCGATGGCGGTCAGTCGCGACACCCTCGTGCATCGGTGGGTCGAGGGCGAGAGGGTGCCGGAGGAGCCGGTGCCGGCAGCGTACGCGTTCGAGATCGGTGAGATTCTCGCGCGCCTGCACGCGCTCGACGTGGCGTGGAGCCACACGTCGACCGAGGAACCGGTGTCCCGGGACTGGCCCGAGCTTGCCGCGCGGGCGACGGATACCGGGCAGCCGTGGGCCGGCGAACTCGCGTCTCAGGTCGACACGTTCCTGGCGATCGCCCGGTTCGTCGACACCTGTGAGCGGCCGGGTCCGGTCGTGTTGACCCATCGGGACATCCAGCCGTGGAACCTGCTGGCTCGGGAGGGGCGGCCGGTGGTGCTCGACTGGGAGCTGTCGGGGATGCTCGACCTGTCGGCGGAGCTCGGTTCGACGGCGCTGAGCCTGGCGAAAGGGCCGGGCTTCGACGACATTCGGCCGGCCGTCTTCCGTTCGGTCCTCGACGGTTATGTCGCCGGGGGCGGGAAGCTGCCGCCGTGGGGCCCGAGCTGGTTCGTGTTCCTGATCGGCGGCTGGCTGGGGTTCACGAGGTGGAACATCGTGCGCTGCCTCGGTGGGGTGCAGGGGAGTACCGGTCCTGAGCTTGCGTTGTCACACGAGTCGGTGCGTAACGGGGTGCGCGGCCTGCCCGAGCTGTTCGGGCGGCTGGCGGAGCTCGAGGATCTGCTCCTGCGCTGAGCGAGCCGGCCGGGCCGACGCCCTGCCGCACCGCGACGCCCGCGAGTTTCGCCGCCGTCTCACCGAACTGGACGAGCTGTGGTGCAGCGGGAGGTTGCCGGAAGCCGCTCGAGCGCGCCGATTGACCAGTGGTCCAACCGGCCCGGCTGCCCGGTGAAAGCGCGGGCGGACGACTTCTAGGCGTACGAGACGAATGACAGCGGCAGCGAAGTACTCGGGAAGTCCTCGGGGAAGGCACTGCACTGGTACTCCGATGCGAACACCGCTACGAGGAACTCGACCAAGCCGCCGTTGAAGGCCGGCCAGTCCTCCCAATCCCGGGCCGCGTTGACGACGATGGTCCAGTCGTCTGGCCCAGACCTTGGCGTGCGAACCCAATAGATCGACTCGCCGTTGTCGGTCCCGGCGATCTCCAGCAGGTCCTCGGGCCGATGGGGCAGTTGCTCGTCGTGAGCTTGATAGGCGGCCAGGCGCTCGGCGCCACTGGCTAGTTGACGTTCGAGGTCAATGGTGTCGCGGGGACCGTCCGGGGTGTAGACGACCAGGTAATCGTCGAACTTTCCAGCGCCATATGTCTCCACCAGCGCTCGATAGTCGCGGGGGAGTCGCAGCCCCAGTCGTGTCTCGACACCAGCCCAGTCGGGACGGACGGGTTTGTGGGCCGGAGGTGGAACAAGCGAACCGAGCCGCGCGAGCCCTTTCTGCCATGACACGCGGCGATCATAGATCTCGTCGTGCAGCGAGACGATCATGAGCCTGTACGGCGTTCTCGGTCATGATCCCGTCAACAGGAATTCGAGCCTGCTGGGCCGTTTCCCGCGCCTGTCGCTTACGGCGCCGCCTACCGGTCCTCCGGTTTGACGTACGCGCGGGCGAGCGGTTCCGGCTCGGCGGGTTCGGTGTCGCGCAAGCCCATCGCGTAGGCGAAGGAGCGCAGCTCGTATCGGCGGGTGTCGTGTGGCTCGGCTGCGGCGAGCGCGTCGAGGGTTTCGATCAACCGGTGGCGCCGGTCGTCGGGCAGCTCCTGCAGGAAGGCTGCTGAGCTCTCCAGGAGGTTGCCGACGCCCCACTCGTCGAGGTCCTCGTCGGAGGACGTGTGCATCCACCACACGACGTCGACCAGCAGGCCGGCGGCGGTCCTCAGAGCGGTGTCGTCCGCGCTGGCGAGCACCCGGTCGACGCTCTGCCGCATGGACGCCACGACGCTGCTTTTCACCTGGTCCTCCGGCCAGTCGCCCAGCAAGGTGAGCAGGTCGTCCACGTGCTGGTCCAGCAGGCGGGCGAGGGCGGCGTCGTCGTCGGTGGGCACGACGGTGATCGTAGGCGCGGGGCGGTCAGCCGCAACGGGTGGCGTTGACCGTGCA
Above is a genomic segment from Actinoplanes ianthinogenes containing:
- a CDS encoding peptidylprolyl isomerase; this translates as MAVVAAAVVALAAVAAPASAHDRGPTTGPCQYTPTPDEPAARPVPLPPDPRRTPSRGTATVVLHTNLGQIPLVLDRAEAPCTVQSFLHLTRHRFYDKTICHRLTAYPTLKVLQCGDPSGTGEGGPGYRYRDELPTDLPPAPTDPTGVRRLYARGVLAMANAGPDTNGSQFFLVYGDSALRPNYTIFGQVTPRGLTTLDRVAAGGIAPTAEDPAPVDGAPALRTEICRARIRH
- a CDS encoding spermidine synthase; the encoded protein is MVTVLGRIALRPHFAELGWASTRIGEISLRRRLEPTTQTEVYEVKLDDEYLMSSLFTVAEEELARLALAVLPDGPCDVVVGGLGLGYTAHAVLADPRVRSLTVVEALEPVIDWHRGDLIPGGRALTADSRATMLHGDFFALVRDGAGFDPADPGRCFDAILVDIDHSPVNVLDASHADLYTPAGLERLAGRLRPGGVFGLWSDDAPEEEFLAVLRQCFGTVAAHVVSFANPLTGGRSANTVYVAVGSRSRCSLQQ
- a CDS encoding dihydrofolate reductase family protein, which produces MRLTTITQITVDGVVQGNGGASEQDREEGFERGGWALGKGDAGTVAFINQAYQRADAFLFGRRTHELFAGSWGSLPVESFPGWEPTWQALNDRPKYVASSALVDPGWADSAVRSGELADLKNRPGGELQVHGSGTLVRWLLANGLVDELTLIVVPVILGQGRRLFPEAGPELALDLVESRADTKGVVIQVFRPAAR
- a CDS encoding alpha/beta fold hydrolase is translated as MFEGFDLEHLDAGPVTIRLRHGGSGPPVVLLHGHPRTHTTWHAVAPRLAAQHTVVVPDLRGYGASTLPPDEPGHAQSSKRAMAQDVVRVMAALGHDRFAVVGHDRGALVAFRTAMDHPDTVTHLVVMDGLPVIEHLERTDAAFARAWWHWWFLGQTDKPAERVICADPQAWYRTPEPAAMGEGNHADVWAALRNPDVVHGMCEDYRAGLGIDRDHDAADRAAGRRVRCPTMVLESADDDLDIHGGPAAIWAPWLDLPLRHRVIESGHHQAEQAPDAVAEELLAFLSTSR
- a CDS encoding class I SAM-dependent methyltransferase, which codes for MTDDALEGLLAEQVAYYRTRADEYDATYPLDVRADSQGREQLLALLEAQAPFGTVLELACGTGQWTVELARLAATVTAVDAAPEALAICRRRAGSAEVRLVEADLFTWRPRERYDLVFFSAWLSHVPPQRFAAFWTLVADCLAPGGRVFVIDELPAVGAVERPAPGQPAPAVQREVGGGAVFRAVKVLYAPDELRERLGELGWEAEVTTVGWRYFAASVRRRR
- a CDS encoding phosphotransferase family protein is translated as MDLSPLGVPVGPMARVHGGFANRMYRLDTDQGSFAVKELNLLDRREVYRAEDVFRFEKAAFAAGVPMPEPMAVSRDTLVHRWVEGERVPEEPVPAAYAFEIGEILARLHALDVAWSHTSTEEPVSRDWPELAARATDTGQPWAGELASQVDTFLAIARFVDTCERPGPVVLTHRDIQPWNLLAREGRPVVLDWELSGMLDLSAELGSTALSLAKGPGFDDIRPAVFRSVLDGYVAGGGKLPPWGPSWFVFLIGGWLGFTRWNIVRCLGGVQGSTGPELALSHESVRNGVRGLPELFGRLAELEDLLLR
- a CDS encoding SMI1/KNR4 family protein — protein: MIVSLHDEIYDRRVSWQKGLARLGSLVPPPAHKPVRPDWAGVETRLGLRLPRDYRALVETYGAGKFDDYLVVYTPDGPRDTIDLERQLASGAERLAAYQAHDEQLPHRPEDLLEIAGTDNGESIYWVRTPRSGPDDWTIVVNAARDWEDWPAFNGGLVEFLVAVFASEYQCSAFPEDFPSTSLPLSFVSYA